In Streptomyces sp. NBC_01381, a genomic segment contains:
- a CDS encoding TetR/AcrR family transcriptional regulator, with protein sequence MHAHLPSSSGSLTERRKAETRLDIARTAAALFVENGLRATRAEDIARAAGVAPRTLYRYFATKEEAVAPLFAAGAQQWAEAVREAPAALPVRDALRHAAERALAADDTGAVESLEWVRSLLRMAGESAALRAVWSDACHGSEQTLVTVLAEREGRSGASSLQLRLMAALASAAVRVAVETWAAGDDPAGSPAGPAALAGRCIEALGDFRRP encoded by the coding sequence ATGCACGCACATTTGCCCAGCTCGTCCGGTTCGCTCACCGAGCGCCGCAAGGCCGAGACGCGCCTGGACATCGCCCGCACCGCGGCCGCGCTCTTCGTCGAGAACGGGCTGCGCGCCACCCGCGCCGAGGACATCGCCCGTGCCGCGGGCGTCGCCCCGCGCACCCTCTACCGCTACTTCGCGACCAAGGAGGAGGCCGTCGCCCCGCTCTTCGCCGCCGGTGCGCAGCAGTGGGCCGAGGCGGTGCGGGAGGCGCCGGCCGCCCTTCCGGTACGGGACGCGCTGCGGCACGCGGCGGAGCGGGCGCTGGCCGCCGACGACACCGGGGCGGTGGAGTCCCTGGAGTGGGTGCGGTCGCTGCTGCGGATGGCGGGGGAGAGCGCGGCGCTGCGGGCGGTGTGGTCCGACGCCTGCCATGGCTCGGAGCAGACGCTGGTCACCGTGCTCGCCGAGCGGGAGGGGCGCTCCGGTGCTTCCTCGCTGCAGCTTCGGCTCATGGCCGCGCTGGCCAGCGCGGCGGTCCGGGTGGCCGTGGAGACATGGGCCGCCGGTGACGATCCTGCCGGGAGTCCGGCGGGCCCCGCGGCTCTGGCCGGGCGCTGCATCGAGGCGTTGGGGGACTTCCGCAGGCCGTAG
- a CDS encoding DeoR/GlpR family DNA-binding transcription regulator, which translates to MYAPERQQEILRLARDGGRVDVLSLAEEFQVTAETIRRDLKALDRAGLVRRVHGGAIPAGRLDFEPDLAEREGTSADEKDRIAKAALAELPAEGSVILDAGSTVARLAASLPLESTFTVVTHGLPTAARLADHPGIQLHLIGGRVRSRTRAAVDAWALRAYGEIRADVLFLATNGFSAEAGLTTPDLAEAAVKRAAIGAARRVVLLADSTKHGQEHFARFGDLGDVDLLITDSGLSPEDAAAIEGGGTEVVRA; encoded by the coding sequence ATGTACGCACCGGAGCGGCAGCAGGAGATCCTGCGGCTCGCGCGTGACGGCGGCCGGGTCGACGTGCTGTCGCTCGCCGAGGAGTTCCAGGTCACCGCGGAGACCATCCGGCGCGACCTGAAGGCCCTCGACCGCGCCGGTCTCGTACGCCGTGTCCATGGCGGTGCCATTCCGGCCGGGCGCCTCGACTTCGAGCCGGACCTCGCCGAGCGCGAGGGCACATCGGCCGACGAGAAGGACCGCATCGCCAAGGCCGCGCTCGCCGAGCTGCCGGCCGAGGGCAGCGTCATCCTCGACGCGGGCTCGACGGTCGCGCGGCTCGCGGCCTCGCTCCCGCTCGAATCGACGTTCACGGTCGTCACGCACGGCCTGCCCACCGCGGCCCGCCTCGCCGACCACCCCGGCATCCAGCTGCACCTCATCGGCGGCCGCGTACGCAGCCGTACGCGCGCGGCGGTCGACGCGTGGGCGCTGCGGGCGTACGGCGAGATCCGCGCCGACGTCCTCTTCCTCGCCACCAACGGCTTCTCCGCGGAGGCAGGACTGACCACCCCCGACCTCGCCGAGGCGGCCGTCAAGCGCGCCGCGATCGGCGCGGCCCGCCGGGTGGTCCTGCTCGCGGACTCCACCAAGCACGGCCAGGAGCACTTCGCCCGCTTCGGTGACCTGGGCGACGTCGACCTGCTGATCACCGACAGCGGCCTCAGCCCCGAGGACGCGGCGGCGATCGAGGGCGGCGGCACGGAAGTTGTCCGTGCATGA
- the pfkB gene encoding 1-phosphofructokinase gives MILTVTPNPSLDRTYEVPALDRGEVVRATGERMDPGGKGVNVSRAVAAAGADTVAVLPLGGAPGALVAQLLDEQGIRVAPVPVAGQTRSNIAVAEPDGTLTKINAPGPELTVEEAESLLSTVRARSAGADWIACCGSLPRGLAPSWYAELVARAHAAGARIALDTSGPALLAALAERPDVVKPNAEELAEAVGRPLATVGDAVKAADELRELGARSVLASLGADGQLLVDDSGTYFGSARVDAVRSNVGAGDSSLAGFLIAGGTGADALASAVAHGAAAVQLPGSAMPTPADLAPDAVTVTREVPLDRALTEPAS, from the coding sequence ATGATCCTCACCGTCACGCCCAACCCCTCCCTCGACCGCACCTACGAGGTCCCCGCCCTGGACCGCGGTGAGGTCGTGCGGGCCACCGGGGAGCGGATGGACCCGGGCGGCAAGGGCGTCAACGTGTCGCGGGCGGTCGCGGCGGCGGGCGCGGACACGGTCGCCGTGCTGCCGCTCGGCGGGGCGCCCGGCGCGCTGGTCGCACAGCTCCTGGACGAGCAGGGGATCAGGGTCGCGCCGGTCCCGGTCGCGGGCCAGACCCGGTCCAACATCGCGGTCGCCGAACCGGACGGCACGCTCACGAAGATCAACGCTCCCGGTCCCGAACTGACGGTGGAGGAGGCCGAGTCGCTGCTGTCCACGGTCCGGGCACGCTCGGCCGGGGCCGACTGGATCGCCTGCTGCGGCAGCCTCCCGCGCGGCCTCGCGCCTTCCTGGTACGCCGAGTTGGTGGCCCGCGCGCACGCGGCGGGCGCCCGTATCGCCCTGGACACCTCGGGCCCTGCCCTGCTCGCCGCCCTCGCCGAGCGCCCCGACGTGGTCAAGCCGAACGCCGAGGAGCTCGCCGAGGCGGTGGGCCGCCCGCTGGCCACGGTCGGCGACGCGGTGAAGGCCGCCGATGAGCTGCGGGAGCTCGGCGCGCGCTCCGTGCTCGCCAGCCTCGGGGCGGACGGCCAGCTCCTGGTCGACGACTCGGGCACGTACTTCGGCAGCGCCCGCGTCGACGCCGTACGCAGCAACGTCGGCGCCGGTGACTCCTCCCTGGCCGGCTTCCTCATCGCGGGCGGCACCGGCGCGGACGCCCTCGCGTCGGCCGTGGCGCACGGCGCGGCGGCCGTCCAGCTGCCGGGCAGCGCGATGCCGACGCCGGCGGATCTCGCGCCGGACGCGGTCACGGTGACGAGGGAGGTCCCCCTGGACCGCGCCCTGACGGAGCCGGCGTCATGA